The following nucleotide sequence is from Kiritimatiella glycovorans.
CCGCAAACAGTGGAATGTCGACGGAGATAAACCGAACCCGGTGAATGAATGACCGCGAATTTAACGCAAGCACGGAAGATCACGAAAAACGGACGGTGAGACAATGAGTACGAAGATGATGCTGCCCGAGCTGGGCGAAAATGTTGAAAACGGCGACATCGTACAGGTCATGGTGAGCCCCGGCGACACGATTGCGAAGGACCAGCCGGTCCTGGAGATCGAGGCCGGCAAGGCGAGCATGGAGGTCCCCTCCACCGTCGAAGGCGAGATCGAAGAGGTCCATATCAAGGAAGGCCAGACCGTCTCGGTCGGCGATGTCGTGCTGTCGGTGAAGTCGGAAACTGGGGCAGAGACAGAGGCAGAATCAGAGTTAGAGTCAGAGTCAGAATCAGAGTCAGAGTTAGAGGCAGAGGCAGAGTTAGAGGCAGAGTCGGGATCGGGGGAGGCGTCGGCGGAAGAGGAACAGGAACCGGAGCCGCCGCCGAAACGGGAAGCGCCTGAAGGACCGGCAAAGCAGGAGAAGAGGGCGGCCGGCAAGGCGGTAGCCGCGTCGCCGAAGGTGCGGCGGCTCGCCCGTGAACTGGGCGTCGACATCCATGAGGTTCCCGCCTCCAAACCCGACGAGCGGATCAGCGAAGAGGACGTAAAGAACTTCGCCCGCTCCCTGCTCGAGGACCGCGAACGCGGCGGCGGGCCTTCACCCGCGCGCCCCTCGCTCCACCACGCCATGCCCCTTCCGGACTTCAGCCGCTGGGGCGAGGTCCGCCGCGAGCGGATGAGCCAGACCCGCAAGGCGACGATGGAGCATCTGACCTCGGCGTGGTTTGCGATTCCCCACGTGACGCAGCACGACCGCGCGGAGATCACGCGGCTCGAGGAACTCCGTGAAAAGTTTCAGCCGAACGTGGAGAAGGAGGGCGGCAAGCTCACCCTGACCGCCATCCTCATCAAGATGCTGGCGGGCGCGCTCAAGGTCTTCCCGCGGCTGAACTGCAGCATCGATCCCGCGAACGAGGAAATCATCTACAAGGACTACGTCCACATCGGCGTCGCGGTCGACACCGATCGCGGGCTGCTGGTGCCGGTGCTCCGCGACGCGGACCGGAAGAACATCAAGCAGATCGCCGTGGAGACCGGGGAGCTGGCCCGGAAGGCGCGCGAGGGGAAGATGAGCCGCGAGGATCTGGAGGGCGGCACCTTCACGCTCACGAACATCGGGGGGATCGGCGGATCCTTTTTCACGCCGATCATCAACGCGCCGGAGGTGGCGATTCTCGGTGTCGGCCGCGCCACGCTGGAACCCTGCATGGGACGGGATGAGAATCTCTGTCGGCCCCGGCTCCGGCTCCCGCTCTCCCTGAGCTACGACCACCGGATCATCGACGGCGCCGACGGCGCCCGCTTCCTGAAATGGGTCGTCGATGCGCTGGAAGAACCGATGCTTCTTTCGCTGGAGGGCTGAAATGCGACACCACCGCGCCACCGAGTGGGAACAGCGGCTCGAGGACGTCTTCGACGAGATCGACGCCGAGCTGGAAGAGACGTACGGAGACCGCTACCGGCGCTATGCCGGCCGGCCCGGCGCGGGCGAGACCTCGGACCCCTCCGCCGACGGACTGTTCAACATCGGCGCGCAGTTCTCGCCGGGCTACAGCTCAGGCCGCGGCCCCGGGTACGTGGTCGAGATCCGCACCGCCACACGGGAAGACGTCACGGACGAGTTCCGTGAGAAGCTCTTCGATGAAGTCCGCGAGCGGCTCGAAAAGAAGCTTCCGCAGAGCTTCCCCGGAAAGACCCTGAGCGTCGAACGCTACGGATCGCGCCTGCATATCTCCGGCGACCTGAGTCTCGGGGAAGCTTAATGACGATTATTCGTGGATTTATCTTGCCACACCGCAGCGATTCTCATTATGGCTTCACCCTTTTCGGTCGGGGTGGCACCCGACCCTCCCAGTGCCCGAAAATGCGTCGGATATCGACTCGGGAGGGACGGCTGCCACGCCGTCCGCGGTCGGAATGCGGCCATAATGAGAACTGCTGGCCACACCGCCCCTGATTAATAATCTGGTTTAGTAAACCAGTAGGGTGCAGACATGTCTTTCTATAAATCCCGACCTCCCTGATGAAGATCGCAGCCTTCTCGTCTTCGCAGACAAAGCGAAAGCGAACCCGAGCATCAGTCGAGAATGTTTCAGGATTGTGTTCGACCCGAATATATCCGTAGTCGGTCGAGCGATTGTTGAAATCTCCCCTGCCAGGTCCGTGTCCTCGCTCGAATTTCCGCAGATTCACCCAGTCCCCATCCGACCAAAGATCGACGAAGAGTGTTCCGCCTGATGCCACTCCCTCTGGCAGGTAGCGAAATGCAATCTTCATTTCCTCGCTGGAGGAAAGGTCTATCGGTTCCCGAAGTACCAATTCGGAACCTGGCTTCATTTTGACCGCCTCTTTCTCAAGATCGAGGGAGCAGTGATTGCCTTCACAAGCAAACCCTTCGAGGTTTTCGGTGAATGTCGCGCGGCGTATTTCATCGAATTGGTTTGGAATGTAGATATCGTTGAGAAACCGGATGACGGCGCCGGCCACTCCTTCGGGATCATCTTCAGGTGAATAGTGACCCGTCTTGAATTGCGGTTGCTCCAGACCAAATGCGCCTGGGATGCTTGAAATGTATTCGTCTCGCCGATTCCGCTCATCGGGCATGTCCATGCTCTCCCAGATGACCAGATAGGGCCTGTCATAGGAGGAAGTCAGGAAATCCCAGGCTTTCTGATTGGCCTTCGCTTCCGGCCAGGTGGCATCTTCAGGGACCATTTCAGGAAATGCGCGAATCGAAGCCTGATAGTCCCCCGTTGGATAAGGAGCGTCGTAGCCTCCTTTCTCGGCGTTCGTGCCGGGAGGCAAGCCCATGTTCTGCCGGGCGTCATTACGGAAGACCACCGCGCCGATAGGAACCTTAGGAACCGAACGGACAAAACTTCGCCAGCGATCATGGCGCTTTGCGATTCCCCATCGCCCTCGGTTCAGTCCCGCATTCCCATTGATGAATCCATCAAAACGATCCGGGTAATGCTCCGCCATCAGGCGCGCGCCCAGCGGATGGCCGTAGTCGTGACCGAACAGAACGACTTCTTTGAGAGCGAGTTCAGGGTCTTCGTCCAGTTGCTTGAACGCCTGCCGGATCCACTCAAGGTGGCGATCATACGTGTAGTCGGACTCTGTTGCCGGTTTGTCGGATTTCCCGTGGCCGACATAATCAATCATAATCGTCCGATAACCCGCTTCGTTGATCAGCGGTACAACCTTGCGAAAGAGATACGACCATGACGGGTTTCCGTGGAGCATCAGCAAGGTGGGCCGATTGGCCGGGCCGGAGACCGCGTAATGCATGCGGATTCGGCGGTTGCCGTCTGGCAGATTCGGATCATCCACATAGAGATAATGCGGCTCAAATGGATAACCGCACAGCTTGGCGAAGTGTTCATCCGGAGTGCGCAGCAGTTCCATTGCGCCGTTCTCGGGGGCCTTCTGCTTGCTCTGTGGACTGTCGGCCTTGCGTGCATGCTTCTGGAAAAAATCCCACATGAGGTCATTGGCGGAGATATCTGTGGTGGATTCACCAAGCATGGCAACGGGCGGTTCCATACCGGGCCAGGTGTGGCCGCCGCCGTCAATTTCATACAACACCACCTCTGAACCGTTCTTCCCTTCGCCCCAAACCTTGCGGATCACCCGCATGCCGTCATCTGCCGTGTCGGGCATTGGGGTAACGGTTGGTTCTTTTGCGCAGCCGTTGGCTTCAACCCAGCAGTTGATCGAATGCTCCACCGAAAAAAACTCCGGTCGCATGGATGCCGGAACATTTGAAGTGCCTTTTCCCCGCCCGCCGTTAAACGGAGCCAGTTCGTCCGCCGTCCCGTGGAAGTGGATGACCGACACTGGCCGGGAGGGGGTGCACGTCTCGGTCCCCATCGGCCCGCCGACCGGAGCGATCGCGGCGAACCGGTCGGCCAGTTCGGACGCTACCCGGTACGCCATCATCCCACCGTTGGAGATGCCGGTTGCGAAGACCCGTTCCTTGTCCACATTCACGACTGCTTCCAGGTCGCCGAGCAAAGCCTTTGTGAACCCCACGTCGTCGATCTTCTTCCGCTTGGCATACCCACCGACGTTGCCGGCGTTGAACGTCAGATTCTTGTCTTTGTCGGTCCCACTGCCGAACGGGTAGACGACAACGAATCCGGCTTCGTCTGCTTTTTCGTTCAGCCCGCTCAGCCGGATCATACTCTGCGGATTGCCGCCGCCGCCGTGAAATGCGACTACAACTGGCGTTTTTCGATCCGCCGTGTAATTCGGAGGAACGTGGACTTGGTAGCGGCGTTCTTGTCCTTCTACGTCAATGGTCCGGATGCGATCGCCCGCTCCGAAGGTGCCCCCGGCTTCCCCGGGCTGCGTTTGACCACGCATGGATCGCGCGATCGCACCGGCGAATTCCCGGAAGCTGAGCAAACCGTCGTTGTCTTGGTCAGCCCCCTCCAGACGCGATTCTAACCGTGGAACGGTTTTGAGTTCAGTCGCCGATAGCTGACCGTCTTTGTTGGCGTCCAGCCGCTCAAACCCTTGCCGCAGGCGGGAGCCGTCCTGAGCGGCCGCACAACAGACCAAGAAATACAGCAAGCATAAAAGGACGGATGTCTGTCTCATGTAAGATTCCTCCTGTCTATCGCCAGAACGACAACAATCACCTCTTGGGGTGCCTACACGACAACAAGGTGAATGATTTTGTTCAGTTTCCTATTTCATGATGCCTTTGAATATCCAGGCGGTGTTGTGGTTCTTGCGATCGTTGGCCGCGCCGTCGTAGCCGCCGGTGTAGAATTCGCGGGTATTCCAGGGCGCGAACTCGAGGGTGCGGGTGGAGACAAGCAGCGGATGCGGATCAAGGTTCGGATCGAACACGCGGACCGTGTCGTAGGTGGCGTCGGCGTGCCGAATCAGCAGCCAGGCGGCGCGGGTGTCGTTGGGCTTGATTCCCGCCACGGTGACCCAGTGGATCGGTTGGCCGGTAACCGGATGCCGGCCGGGAACGAGGCGGTTGTAGGCGACCAGCCTGCCGCCGCGGAAGTTGCCGAGCTGCTCTTTGAGGAATTGCTGGGAGTTGAGTTCATCGGTGACCTTGTGCCCATCTTCAGGGTCGATGCGGAGGATGCGGCCTTCCTGTTCTCTGGAGCCGAGTATGACCTCGTGGGTGCCGTCGGGCGCGGCTACGGCTGTTATTCCGCGCAAGCCAGCGCCGGGCCGCTGTTCCGGTTTCCAGCGAAAGACCGCCGTCCACCTCGGCTCGGGGCCGTCGCGACGTACCAACAATCGCGGCGACACGGAGGCGTAGAGCCGGCCGTTGGCCACGGCAAAACCCTGGCAGCGCTTAAACGGGCTGTCATCAAAATCGGGGTTCGCATACTCCGGCGTCGATTCCCACCGGATGCGCCCGGGCACGGTAGCGTCGTAGCTGCCGCGGTAGACCTCGCCGGCGCCGGTGCCCGCAAACAGGTATTCGACGCCGGTCTTCGCGTCCCGGTGAAAGCCGAAGGCGCGGATGTAGGCCCGGTTCGCATTCGTCACGATCCGGCTTTCGTCCCACCCGCCCGATCCGTCGTTTCTGACGAAACACACGAGCGCGCCCGACCCCCGGGAACGAATCAGCCCGGCGTCGGCAACGAGCAGGGTAACGGGCGATCCCAGTTTCTCGCCACGGTGATCGACCGAGAAGGTCACCGAGTCCATCGCGTTGATTCGAAGAGCCCCCGAGAAATTGTGTTCCAGGCGCCACAATTGGTCGGGCCCATCCTTGCGGAGGATCTGCGCGCCGGGCCGTGGGTCGCTGCCGGGTTGATCGGTCCAGTAGCCGAGACCGGCGAACAATTTTCCTTCGTGCGCAACCAGATGCATGGTCTCGGTGCCGCCCAGGAAATGCCCCTCGGGATCGCGCGTTCCCGCAAGATAACTATGTTCGAAGGTCACGCTATTTTGGCTCCCCGCGCCCTCACGATCGGGCGGTTCCGCAGCGTAGGCGGTGATCCGGGCGGGAAATCGCGAAGCATCGTCGCCAGCGTGCAGCCGCATGATCAGCGCTGTCATCGGATCGTCCACCGTGCCAATGAAGGCATTGATCTGACCGTGATCAAGCGGAGCGACATCGATGGCTTGCGCCGGCGTGCAAGCCTCCCGGAGCGCGCGTGCGAAGTCCGGCGCGAAGCGGTTCAGGAGCATCCGCGTGCCGCCGTAGAAGATCAGGGTGGGCGGAATCTGCTTGTCAGGCTTTACGTGCAATCGGGGCGAGGCGTCGCGCCAGTTGGCCGGTTTGTCCGTGAAAGCGTTGTGATAGAGTGCCGTCATGCCTTTGCCGTCTTGCGCCTCGAGGTAGCCCGCGATGTCCAGTGCGGCGGTGTCCAGCAACACGTTGCTCTTGAGGATCGCCAGAGATTTGCCTT
It contains:
- a CDS encoding 2-oxo acid dehydrogenase subunit E2, with the protein product MSTKMMLPELGENVENGDIVQVMVSPGDTIAKDQPVLEIEAGKASMEVPSTVEGEIEEVHIKEGQTVSVGDVVLSVKSETGAETEAESELESESESESELEAEAELEAESGSGEASAEEEQEPEPPPKREAPEGPAKQEKRAAGKAVAASPKVRRLARELGVDIHEVPASKPDERISEEDVKNFARSLLEDRERGGGPSPARPSLHHAMPLPDFSRWGEVRRERMSQTRKATMEHLTSAWFAIPHVTQHDRAEITRLEELREKFQPNVEKEGGKLTLTAILIKMLAGALKVFPRLNCSIDPANEEIIYKDYVHIGVAVDTDRGLLVPVLRDADRKNIKQIAVETGELARKAREGKMSREDLEGGTFTLTNIGGIGGSFFTPIINAPEVAILGVGRATLEPCMGRDENLCRPRLRLPLSLSYDHRIIDGADGARFLKWVVDALEEPMLLSLEG
- a CDS encoding alpha/beta fold hydrolase yields the protein MRQTSVLLCLLYFLVCCAAAQDGSRLRQGFERLDANKDGQLSATELKTVPRLESRLEGADQDNDGLLSFREFAGAIARSMRGQTQPGEAGGTFGAGDRIRTIDVEGQERRYQVHVPPNYTADRKTPVVVAFHGGGGNPQSMIRLSGLNEKADEAGFVVVYPFGSGTDKDKNLTFNAGNVGGYAKRKKIDDVGFTKALLGDLEAVVNVDKERVFATGISNGGMMAYRVASELADRFAAIAPVGGPMGTETCTPSRPVSVIHFHGTADELAPFNGGRGKGTSNVPASMRPEFFSVEHSINCWVEANGCAKEPTVTPMPDTADDGMRVIRKVWGEGKNGSEVVLYEIDGGGHTWPGMEPPVAMLGESTTDISANDLMWDFFQKHARKADSPQSKQKAPENGAMELLRTPDEHFAKLCGYPFEPHYLYVDDPNLPDGNRRIRMHYAVSGPANRPTLLMLHGNPSWSYLFRKVVPLINEAGYRTIMIDYVGHGKSDKPATESDYTYDRHLEWIRQAFKQLDEDPELALKEVVLFGHDYGHPLGARLMAEHYPDRFDGFINGNAGLNRGRWGIAKRHDRWRSFVRSVPKVPIGAVVFRNDARQNMGLPPGTNAEKGGYDAPYPTGDYQASIRAFPEMVPEDATWPEAKANQKAWDFLTSSYDRPYLVIWESMDMPDERNRRDEYISSIPGAFGLEQPQFKTGHYSPEDDPEGVAGAVIRFLNDIYIPNQFDEIRRATFTENLEGFACEGNHCSLDLEKEAVKMKPGSELVLREPIDLSSSEEMKIAFRYLPEGVASGGTLFVDLWSDGDWVNLRKFERGHGPGRGDFNNRSTDYGYIRVEHNPETFSTDARVRFRFVCEDEKAAIFIREVGIYRKTCLHPTGLLNQIINQGRCGQQFSLWPHSDRGRRGSRPSRVDIRRIFGHWEGRVPPRPKRVKP
- a CDS encoding carboxylesterase family protein translates to MKSVLALVCFAAMLQPGPVYAQAAGDRLDRAFKRLDSDRNGSLSHEEAPRFAPVAERLAGADADANGDGTITPDEARSWRREERRQNRPAPAAMNGALPETESEVTRQERLFQRLDADNDGKVTQAEAGGPDWFDRLDRNGDGVIEQNELPGNNAGPRNRRTETERNAPAMPPEPPHTAHLDLRYDEIEGVDPNLLSLDLYVPEGKTTQTGRPVLVMIHGGGWRGGDKANRAIVGGKMHHFVSNGYIYASINYRLSPQGPNDAGVQHPVHAQDCAKAIAWIHDHIDDYGGDPAGIHLMGHSAGAHLAGLIGTNDRFLKAEGKSLAILKSNVLLDTAALDIAGYLEAQDGKGMTALYHNAFTDKPANWRDASPRLHVKPDKQIPPTLIFYGGTRMLLNRFAPDFARALREACTPAQAIDVAPLDHGQINAFIGTVDDPMTALIMRLHAGDDASRFPARITAYAAEPPDREGAGSQNSVTFEHSYLAGTRDPEGHFLGGTETMHLVAHEGKLFAGLGYWTDQPGSDPRPGAQILRKDGPDQLWRLEHNFSGALRINAMDSVTFSVDHRGEKLGSPVTLLVADAGLIRSRGSGALVCFVRNDGSGGWDESRIVTNANRAYIRAFGFHRDAKTGVEYLFAGTGAGEVYRGSYDATVPGRIRWESTPEYANPDFDDSPFKRCQGFAVANGRLYASVSPRLLVRRDGPEPRWTAVFRWKPEQRPGAGLRGITAVAAPDGTHEVILGSREQEGRILRIDPEDGHKVTDELNSQQFLKEQLGNFRGGRLVAYNRLVPGRHPVTGQPIHWVTVAGIKPNDTRAAWLLIRHADATYDTVRVFDPNLDPHPLLVSTRTLEFAPWNTREFYTGGYDGAANDRKNHNTAWIFKGIMK